A window from Pangasianodon hypophthalmus isolate fPanHyp1 chromosome 4, fPanHyp1.pri, whole genome shotgun sequence encodes these proteins:
- the si:ch211-13f8.1 gene encoding uncharacterized protein si:ch211-13f8.1: MKEAEGKEDLPDQSLQSSVMEANTQIKNAGTQMLLHMDQSPSGSAVSALQSKFKEISQRRSKGKETYNVPLEGPSEPLHKKSDKEQSSLSIPEVKIFKSSSSADEVSELQNLTASSHLKVNKWEKEGDSIPSLDCGHGEGSIMENFTTSGDGGTLLSKPTSSPRYWTPSKCFWRVARPEILVSKIEVDSLPINMKNVVQASEGEQKLRVGGNVVHEELQGLDSLESTFQRCFQKEQSPPDEPGREDISDILSCREGYKTEVAETEKPQTNKTTSAMLAEGQYQPPLPLTNKGLPPSYKEADWDTAVVFGSEFSFRSDLTLSPRHEQAKRLLERARLKARSQNQNSDHGTQATQKEVLELLPMGNPPPQIITTTHEQQVPLPVQMLDVRGRNSKRGAHLQRQSQLFSHVHFEDESKKEAERRYPDKVCKRGLVLMDSSLSKAQLPLTVSLGSKGLGSNQGSVGIPLAILTNQGDPSLETILCKDEPRKCEACGSILTPSHPKESSENAEEQRNSGNHWVTSGQSSHQIIQPNLLEGTMLTGSSSLDENVEAAGASDAGERVSAFGKLRRRSRKGENRAEASHGPYARGQDLLAQRRNSRTRSSLEEVAGPRSKPARGVTFATDSFIPTATTSRNYRDSAGIQLPIKSALKSGSKSRPIEQHGVKILPSAQEVERSPHHAVAAPQDIGAPSLVSQVSSGLTPCIKPSSLRYSSPVVTPVEPVDAHSPSEDPTCAASRPTECWPIVRGAAMSKTDDLRAELLRSEHRKAELQWDENLAASRRTLEREGRPKLSLRRFFSAMGLNSMGKMVKGSRSSSMEHLSLSTARASPSPTHKGQPLLQRTPSLQALNTESPLAQLRKASSVQSLQSPKKKYERSTILGELHLPLNLGPRDLHVKKGMENLDASQVSGPMGRIVQTFPDGSLLLELTRPVNAPFGFVISRGKGRPDSGIYVEQVGGSATDNIYTSLLGVGDEILEVNGEKVIGLSLDQVTCLMTRESTATVRIIPHRWIQH, from the exons ATGAAAGAagcagaaggaaaagaagacCTCCCTGATCAGTCACTACAAAGCAGTGTCATGGAGGcgaacacacaaataaaaaatgctggCACACAGATGTTGCTTCACATGGATCAGTCTCCCTCAGGCTCAGCTGTATCTGCCTTACAGTCAAAATTCAAGGAAATATCACAGAGGCGGTCCAAAGGGAAAGAGACATACAATGTTCCACTTGAAGGTCCGTCAGAACCTTTGCACAAGAAATCAGATAAGGAACAATCATCTTTGAGCATCCCAGAAGTCAAGATATTCAAATCAAGCAGCAGTGCTGATGAGGTTTCTGAACTACAAAACCTCACAGCTTCAAGTCActtaaaggtaaataaatggGAAAAGGAAGGAGACTCCATTCCCAGTCTTGACTGTGGCCATGGAGAAGGATCCATAATGGAGAATTTCACAACAAGTGGAGATGGTGGCACCCTTCTGTCAAAGCCAACATCTTCTCCAAGGTACTGGACACCGTCGAAATGTTTTTGGAGAGTGGCCCGACCAGAGATCCTTGTTTCCAAAATTGAGGTCGATTCTTTACCAATAAACATGAAGAATGTGGTACAAGCCAGCGAGGGGGAGCAGAAGCTTAGAGTTGGAGGTAATGTGGTTCACGAAGAATTGCAGGGATTGGACAGCTTGGAGAGCACTTTCCAAAGATGTTTCCAAAAGGAACAAAGTCCACCAGATGAACCCGGGAGAGAAGATATTTCAGATATTCTAAGTTGTCGAGAAGGATACAAAACAGAGGTGGCTGAGACAGAGAAACCCCAAACTAACAAAACCACTTCAGCCATGCTTGCAGAAGGACAGTATCAGCCTCCACTGCCTCTCACCAACAAAG GTTTACCACCATCTTATAAAGAGGCTGACTGGGACACAGCAGTCGTCTTCGGATCGGAGTTTAGCTTTAG ATCTGACTTGACTCTAAGCCCACGTCATGAGCAGGCGAAGCGTTTGCTGGAGAGAGCCAGATTAAAGGCTCGCTCTCAAAACCAAAATAGTGACCATGGAACTCAAGCCACTCAGAAAGAAGTCCT GGAGTTGTTACCAATGGGTAATCCACCACCGCAGATCATCACAACTACTCATGAGCAGCAAGTACCTCTGCCTGTTCAGATGCTGGATGTCCGAGGCAGGAACAGTAAGCGTGGTGCTCACTTGCAGAGGCAAAGTCAATTATTCAGTCATGTCCACTTTGAGGATGAGTCAAAGAAAGAGGCAGAGCGTCGCTACCCAGATAAAGTTTGTAAGCGTGGGCTGGTGTTGATGGACAGTTCACTATCCAAGGCACAGCTGCCTCTCACAGTCTCACTGGGGAGCAAAGGTTTAGGATCAAACCAGGGTAGTGTAGGAATCCCACTGGCCATCCTGACTAATCAAGGAGATCCCTCGCTGGAGACTATATTGTGTAAGGATGAGCCTAGGAAATGCGAGGCCTGTGGGAGCATCCTGACACCCAGTCATCCTAAAGAATCTTCGGAAAATGCAGAGGAACAGAGAAACTCAGGTAATCATTGGGTCACTTCTGGTCAATCAAGTCATCAAATCATTCAACCAAATCTTTTAGAAGGTACCATGTTGACTGGAAGCTCCAGCCTCGATGAGAATGTTGAGGCTGCAGGAGCAAGTGATGCTGGAGAGAGAGTGTCAGCTTTCGGCAAGCTCCGCAGGAGAAGTCGCAAAGGGGAAAACAGAGCTGAGGCGAGTCACGGACCTTATGCTCGTGGTCAAGATCTCTTAGCACAACGACGGAATTCTAGGACCAGATCCAGTCTGGAGGAGGTGGCTGGGCCTCGTTCCAAACCCGCACGGGGTGTTACTTTTGCTACTGATTCCTTTATACCAACAGCTACAACTTCTAGAAACTATAGGGATTCTGCTGGGATACAGCTGCCCATCAAATCAGCTTTGAAGTCTGGGTCCAAGAGCAGGCCAATAGAGCAACACGGGGTGAAGATCCTGCCTTCAGCTCAGGAGGTGGAGAGAAGTCCTCACCATGCTGTTGCTGCCCCTCAGGACATTGGTGCACCTTCTCTGGTTTCACAAGTCTCCTCAGGACTCACTCCTTGTATCAAACCATCCTCTCTCAGGTACTCCTCACCTGTGGTAACTCCAGTAGAGCCAGTGGATG CCCATTCACCAAGTGAGGATCCCACATGTGCTGCATCTCGTCCAACAGAATGTTGGCCGATTGTCCGAGGTGCAGCCATGTCAAAGACTGATGACTTGAGAGCAGAACTTCTGAGATCAGAACACCGTAAAGCTGAATTACAGTGGGATGAAAATTTAGCTGCATCACG GAGAACATTGGAGCGGGAAGGTCGGCCCAAGCTCTCCCTACGCCGTTTTTTCTCAGCCATGGGTCTGAACAGCATGGGAAAGATGGTGAAGGGCAGCCGGTCCAGCAGCATGGAGCATCTGTCACTCTCCACAGCCAGAGCTTCTCCAAGTCCCACTCACAAAGGCCAACCTCTGTTGCAGAGAACGCCCTCTCTTCAGGCCCTCAATACT GAGTCTCCTCTTGCTCAGCTGCGTAAAGCTTCTTCTGTACAGAGCCTGCAGTCACCAAAGAAGAAATATGAGCGCTCGACTATTCTTGGAGAGCTTCATTTGCCTCTTAATCTGGGACCCAG GGATCTTCATGTTAAAAAGGGAATGGAAAACTTAGATGCATCTCAAGTTTCAGGTCCAATGGGCCGAATTGTCCAGACTTTCCCTGATGGCTCTTTGTTGCTAGAGCTCACTAGACCTGTCAATGCACCTTTTGGCTTTGTTATCTCTAGAGGAAAAGGACGACCAGACTCAG GAATATATGTGGAGCAAGTGGGAGGCAGTGCCACAGACAACATCTACACCAGCCTTTTGGGAGTAGGAGATGAAATCCTGGAGGTAAACGGAGAGAAGGTGATTGGACTGAGTCTCGATCAGGTGACTTGTCTGATGACCCGCGAGAGTACAGCTACTGTCCGGATCATTCCACATCGCTGGATCCAGCACTGA